The following are from one region of the Bacteroidota bacterium genome:
- the panB gene encoding 3-methyl-2-oxobutanoate hydroxymethyltransferase, with product MATYKSFRKITTHVLNEMKLRGEKISMLTAYDFSMARILDDSGIDVILVGDSASNVMAGHESTLPITLNEMIYHASSVVRGVKRALVVVDLPFGTYQGNSKEALSSAIRIMKETGAHAIKMEGGKEIRESIERILTAGIPVMGHLGLTPQSIHKFGTYVVRAREENEAKKLIEDSKILQDSGCFAIVLEKIPAELATHVAKEVRIPIIGIGAGKNVDGQVLVLHDMLGITQEFSPRFLRRYHNLFEEIKGAVSNYINDVKTLEFPNSKEQY from the coding sequence ATGGCAACATATAAAAGCTTCAGAAAAATAACTACTCATGTGCTGAATGAAATGAAACTTAGAGGTGAAAAGATTTCAATGCTTACGGCTTATGATTTCTCAATGGCACGTATTCTTGATGATTCGGGTATTGATGTAATTCTTGTTGGAGACTCTGCATCGAATGTTATGGCTGGTCATGAATCTACTTTACCCATCACCTTAAACGAGATGATATATCATGCAAGCTCTGTAGTTAGAGGTGTAAAACGAGCATTAGTGGTTGTCGATTTGCCTTTTGGAACCTATCAGGGAAATTCTAAAGAAGCCCTTTCTTCTGCTATTCGAATAATGAAAGAAACAGGTGCTCATGCAATAAAAATGGAGGGTGGCAAGGAGATACGTGAGTCAATAGAAAGAATATTGACGGCAGGAATTCCTGTTATGGGACATCTTGGTCTTACACCACAATCTATTCATAAATTTGGAACCTATGTGGTGCGGGCAAGAGAAGAAAACGAAGCAAAAAAACTTATCGAAGATTCGAAGATTCTTCAAGATTCAGGCTGCTTTGCAATTGTTTTGGAGAAAATTCCGGCTGAACTGGCAACACATGTTGCAAAAGAAGTGAGAATTCCGATTATTGGAATAGGTGCCGGTAAAAATGTTGATGGGCAAGTACTTGTTTTACACGATATGTTGGGAATTACACAGGAATTTTCTCCTCGCTTTTTGCGAAGATATCATAATCTTTTTGAAGAAATTAAAGGTGCGGTTTCAAACTATATAAACGATGTCAAAACCCTTGAATTTCCAAATAGTAAAGAACAATATTAA
- a CDS encoding DUF4249 family protein produces MKKIIVLFFGLIIFNSCEVDFDINADWQDISVVYCLLNQNDTAHYVRLEKSFLGEADAYEMAQISDSIYYNDAEVQLYKVKDDDTVGSAITLYKTNEIEKNPIGFNGEDGIFTTDNHILFYTTEQLSTSYEYHLNIYIPELDKTLAASTTLLKDLYIRKPSTQVLQTVSFVSTEPYKVEFNSVENARIYGLTIRINYREVYLDGTDEYKYLDWKQSTKTSTTLDQGVEMIMQISGESFFKFMAGSLEATQEIKREMRSLDFIFVVGTDDLNTYIEVNGPSQGIVQEKPAFTNIENGVGIFSAIFDKTIPNKYLSARTLDTLALSDLTIDLRFKDGFDNWWWETK; encoded by the coding sequence ATGAAAAAAATAATAGTTTTATTTTTTGGACTGATAATTTTCAATTCATGCGAAGTTGATTTCGATATAAACGCAGACTGGCAGGACATTTCGGTTGTTTATTGTTTACTAAACCAGAACGATACTGCACATTATGTAAGACTTGAAAAATCGTTTCTCGGAGAAGCTGATGCTTACGAAATGGCACAAATATCTGATTCAATATACTACAATGATGCCGAAGTTCAATTATATAAAGTAAAAGATGACGATACAGTAGGAAGTGCTATAACTTTATATAAAACAAATGAAATAGAAAAAAATCCTATTGGTTTCAATGGTGAGGATGGAATTTTCACCACCGACAATCATATTTTATTTTATACTACAGAACAATTATCAACAAGTTATGAATATCATTTAAATATTTATATTCCTGAACTTGACAAAACTCTTGCAGCTTCAACTACACTTTTAAAAGATTTATATATTAGAAAACCATCCACTCAGGTGCTGCAGACAGTTTCGTTTGTTTCCACAGAACCGTATAAAGTTGAGTTTAATTCTGTTGAAAATGCACGTATTTATGGTTTAACCATTAGAATAAATTATCGGGAGGTTTATCTTGACGGTACCGACGAATATAAATATTTAGACTGGAAACAATCAACTAAAACTTCTACAACTTTAGATCAAGGAGTTGAAATGATTATGCAAATTTCGGGAGAATCCTTTTTTAAATTTATGGCCGGTTCTCTTGAAGCTACCCAAGAAATTAAAAGAGAAATGCGTAGTTTAGATTTTATTTTTGTTGTAGGCACAGACGATTTAAACACATATATTGAAGTAAACGGACCTTCTCAAGGCATTGTTCAGGAGAAACCAGCTTTCACAAATATTGAGAATGGTGTTGGAATTTTTTCAGCAATTTTCGACAAAACTATTCCAAATAAATACCTTTCTGCTCGTACACTCGATACACTTGCTTTAAGCGACCTTACCATAGACTTGCGATTTAAGGACGGCTTTGATAATTGGTGGTGGGAAACTAAATAG